The proteins below are encoded in one region of Phaseolus vulgaris cultivar G19833 chromosome 1, P. vulgaris v2.0, whole genome shotgun sequence:
- the LOC137813490 gene encoding rust resistance kinase Lr10-like — protein sequence MSIRYTYKEIKKMATGFNEKLGEGGYGSVFKGKLRSGPSVAIKVLRKSKGNGQDFINEVATIGRIHHQNVVQLIGYCAESSKRALVCEFMPNGSLDKFIFSSEGNMHLTYDTIYNIAMGVAHGITYLHHGCEMQILHFDIKPHNILLDEKFTPKISDFGLAKLYPIDKSVVTMTAARGTIGYMAPELFYTNIGKISDKSDVYSFGMLLMELASKRKNLNPHAERSSQLYFPFWIYDQLDKEKDIEMEDVIEDEKKIAKKIMIVSLWCIQLKPNDRPSMNKVVEMLEGDIENLKIPPKPSLYPRETLERICFDQTTMSEFISSSSYSMGIVTNDPLDESI from the coding sequence ATGTCTATTCGATACACATACAAGGAGATTAAGAAGATGGCCACAGGTTTCAATGAAAAATTAGGTGAAGGAGGTTATGGCTCTGTATTCAAGGGAAAGTTGCGTAGTGGACCTTCTGTTGCTATAAAAGTGTTACGAAAATCAAAAGGTAATGGACAAGACTTTATCAATGAAGTTGCAACCATTGGAAGAATACATCATCAAAATGTAGTGCAGTTAATTGGATATTGTGCTGAAAGCTCAAAACGTGCCCTTGTTTGTGAGTTCATGCCCAATGGATCTCTtgacaaatttatattttcaagtGAAGGAAATATGCATTTAACTTATGACACAATATATAATATAGCAATGGGAGTAGCACATGGGATTACATATTTACACCATGGTTGTGAGATGCAGATTTTGCATTTTGACATCAAACCCCACAACATCCTACTTGATGAAAAATTCACCCCAAAAATCTCTGACTTTGGATTGGCAAAACTATATCCAATAGACAAGAGTGTTGTGACTATGACAGCAGCAAGAGGGACAATTGGATACATGGCTCCAGAATTGTTTTATACAAATATTGGAAAAATATCAGATAAGTCTGATGTTTATAGTTTTGGAATGCTTCTGATGGAGTTAGCAAGCAAGAGGAAAAACTTAAACCCCCATGCAGAGCGTTCAAGCCAACTTTATTTTCCCTTTTGGATTTATGATCAACTTGACAAAGAGAAAGATATAGAAATGGAAGATGTCATAGAGGATGAGAAGaaaattgcaaaaaaaattatgatagtTTCACTTTGGTGCATACAATTAAAACCAAATGATCGTCCTTCCATGAATAAAGTAGTCGAAATGCTTGAAGGAGATATTGAGAACCTTAAAATACCTCCCAAGCCTTCTCTGTATCCACGTGAAACTTTGGAAAGAATCTGCTTTGACCAAACAACAATGTCTGAGTTCATTAGTTCTTCAAGCTATTCCATGGGGATTGTCACTAATGATCCACTAGATGAAAGTATTTAA